One genomic window of Elaeis guineensis isolate ETL-2024a chromosome 2, EG11, whole genome shotgun sequence includes the following:
- the LOC105056929 gene encoding transcription initiation factor TFIID subunit 8 produces MSDGGRESGTDNQTSSKKSKVSGGDEFGRAIAKIAVTQICGSTGFHSSHPSALDALADVAIRYISDLGKAANFYANLSGRTSSNVFDVIQGLEDLGLSQGFSGASDIHRCLASSGVVREIGQFVNTAEEVPFAWPVPRFPIARIPKQTSSFAQIGEAPAGNHIPNWLPAFPDPHTYIHTPVWNERATDLRTDKIEQARQRRKAERSLLSLQQRLACNATAEFMPAIDGDAGKGKEIVTNNPFLAPPLPYGEKEVSEIVMPKVDADEKKLSVLETFAPAIEAAKNGSLTSLISEERVLPSERPMVHFKFGIHSKSIVAPLSSKAQNAKTDSWFLRDDEKDDKKRRAEMILKEAMENPQELAQL; encoded by the coding sequence ATGAGCGATGGAGGCAGGGAAAGTGGAACGGACAACCAGACCAGCTCGAAGAAGAGTAAGGTATCCGGAGGTGATGAGTTTGGCCGTGCCATTGCCAAGATCGCCGTGACTCAGATTTGTGGGTCGACTGGGTTCCATAGCTCCCATCCCTCTGCACTTGATGCTCTCGCAGATGTGGCGATCCGGTACATATCTGATCTAGGCAAAGCTGCAAACTTTTATGCTAATTTGTCTGGGAGGACGAGTAGCAATGTGTTTGATGTCATTCAGGGGCTGGAGGATTTGGGTTTGTCGCAAGGGTTTTCTGGTGCATCCGACATACACCGTTGCCTGGCAAGTTCAGGTGTTGTTCGAGAGATCGGCCAGTTTGTGAACACGGCTGAGGAGGTACCATTTGCTTGGCCTGTTCCCAGATTCCCGATTGCTCGGATTCCCAAGCAGACTTCTAGCTTTGCTCAGATCGGGGAGGCTCCTGCAGGGAACCACATACCCAATTGGCTGCCGGCATTCCCTGATCCACATACTTATATCCACACGCCAGTTTGGAACGAGAGGGCTACGGACCTCCGGACAGATAAAATTGAACAAGCAAGGCAACGACGAAAGGCTGAGAGGTCTTTGCTAAGCTTACAGCAGCGGCTTGCTTGCAATGCTACAGCTGAGTTTATGCCTGCCATTGATGGTGATGCCGGGAAGGGGAAGGAGATTGTTACTAACAACCCTTTCCTCGCCCCACCTTTGCCATATGGGGAAAAAGAAGTGTCTGAAATTGTTATGCCAAAGGTGGATGCCGATGAGAAGAAGTTGTCAGTGcttgagacttttgcacctgccATTGAGGCAGCAAAGAATGGATCTTTAACTTCATTGATTAGTGAGGAAAGGGTTCTTCCCAGTGAAAGGCCCATGGTGCATTTCAAGTTCGGAATTCACAGCAAATCCATTGTGGCGCCATTGTCTTCGAAAGCTCAGAATGCTAAAACGGATTCCTGGTTCCTCAGGGATGATGAGAAGGATGACAAGAAGCGGAGAGCAGAGATGATCCTTAAAGAAGCTATGGAAAACCCGCAGGAACTTGCTCAGTTGTAA